TACATTGCTGGCGAGGGGGTCGCCCGAGGCTACCATCGTCGCCCGGGCCTGACCGCCGAGCGCTTCGTACCGGACCCTTTCGGCCAGCCAGGAACCCGGGCCTACCGCAGTGGTGACCTGGTGCGCCTGCGTGAGGACGGCATCATCGACTACGTCGGTCGCATCGATCACCAGGTAAAGATTCGCGGCTTTCGCATCGAGCTGGGCGAAGTCGAGGCCTGCCTGCGCCAGCAACCCGGGGTCAGCGATGCGCTGGTCATTGCCCGTGACTTTGCCGCCGGCAAGCGCTTGATTGCCTACGCGGTCACCCCGCACGGCATCGATCAGGGGCCGGCGCTGCTCAGCGGTCTGCGCGCGGTGCTGCCCGACTACATGGTCCCGGCACAGGTAATCTGCCTCGCGGCACTGCCCATCTCGCTCAACGGCAAACTCGACCGCAAGGCCTTGCCAGAGCCGGATTTCAGCGCCGATAGCTACCTGGCCCCGCGCAGCGAGCAAGAACACCTGCTGGCGCAGGTCTGGGCCGAGGTGCTGCAAGTCGACAGGGTTGGCATCAGTGACAACTTCTTCGAGCTGGGCGGCGACTCGATTCTCAGCTTGCAGGTCATTTCCCGCGTGCGTAATCACCCGCAGCTGGACATCAACCTCAAGCTGCGCGACCTGATGCGCTACCAGACCATCGCCGGCCTGTTCGATCAGCAGGTCTTTGCCGGTGCTGCGCAGCAGGAGGACCTGAGCCACCGGGTCAGCGATGGCCGGTTCAGCCTGTTGCCGATCCAGGAATGGTTCTTCGCCCAGAACATGCCAGAGGCGCACCACTTCAACCAGGCATTGATGCTGCGCTCGCGCCAGGCACTCGATCCGCAGGCGCTGGAGCAGGCTTTGCAGGCTGTGGTGCAGCAGCATGATGGCTTGCGCTTGTGCTTTGCCAAGGAGGGCGAACGTTGGTATCAGGCGTATCGGCCACAGCAGGCCCAGGCCGACAAGCCGCTGCTGGAGCAGGTGAGCGTGGCCGATGAGGCGGCGCTGGAAGACTTGACCGCCCGGGTGCAACGTAGCCTGGACCTGCAGCAAGGGCCATTGATGCGCGCCCTGCAAATCACCTTTGCCGGCGAGCAGCGCTTGCTGCTGGTCATTCACCACCTGGCGATTGATACGGTGTCCTGGCGCATCTTGCTGCAGGATTTGCAACTGGCCTACGAGGCTTGCAGCCAGGGCAACAGCCCAGCGTTGCCGATTCGCACCAGCAGCTACCAGGCCTGGGCGACCCGTCTTGAACAACAAGCGCCGCTGTTGGTGGAGCGCGAGCTGGGGTACTGGCTCGAACAACTGCAAGACTCGGGGCAGCCTTTCCCTTGCGATAACCCCCGCGGCAAGAACCTGGTCGGCTTCCATGCGGTAGAGCGCATGGAACTCGACGCCCAGCGCACCAGCGAACTGTTGACCCAGGTGCCGGCGGTCTACCAGACGCAGATCAATGACCTGTTGCTGGCCGCCTTGAGTCGCGTGCTGTGCCGCTGGAGCGGGCAGGATGCGGCGTTGATCCAGCTTGAAGGTCACGGTCGTGAAGACCTGTTCGACGAGCTGGATTTGAGCCGTAGCCTGGGCTGGTTCACCAGCATGTACCCGGTACGCCTGGTGCCCGGTGCCGAGGATGACATCCGCGCCAGCCTGCTCGGGGTTCAGCGCCAGTTGGCGGCAGTCCCCGACAAGGGGCTGGGTTACGGCGTGTTGCGCTACCTGGCGGGCAACAGCCTCAGGCAGCAGTTTGCCGGGCTGGCCCAGGCCAGGGTGACCTTCAACTACCTGGGCCAGTTCGACCAGAGCTTTGACGAGCGTGCCTTGTTGGTGCCGGCCGAGCAAAGCGTGGGGGCGTGCTACAGCCTGCAAGCGCCGCTGGGCAACTGGCTGGAGATTGTCGGCCAGGTGTTCGACGGCCGCCTGGCCTTGCGTTGTGTGTTCAGTACCCGGCGCTATCGTCGTGAAACCATTCGCCAGTTGATGGACGACTATCAGCGCGAGCTGCAGGCGATCATCAGCCATTGCCTGGCCCAGGCCGCCTGAGCCGTCAACCTGTGTGCCGGCAAACCTTTGCCGGCACGATTCGATACACCGTTTAGGAAGCTCAAATGTCTTTGCACCCTGATCTTGCTGATTTCCTCGACCTGGCCGAGGAAAGCCGCGGCCCGCTCGATCTGCCTTTTCATCAACAAACCCCGGAGCAGGCCCGGGCCGCGTTCGAGCAGACTACCCAGCAACTGCGCTGGCCCGTCGAGCAGCGGCTCGACTGTCAGGAACTGACGGTCACCAGCCGCGACGGCGGCGCGGTGCCGGTGCGCCTGTATCGTGCCCGGCAATGCGAGGGGGCCTTGCCGTTGCTGGTGTACTTCCACGGCGGTGGCTACGTGGTGGGCAGCCTGGATTCGCACGATGGCGTTTGTCGCGAGTTTGCCGCAGGCGGCCAATGTGCGGTGCTGTCGGTGGGCTACCGGTTGGCGCCCGAACACCGTTTTCCGCAGCCGCTGCTCGATGGCGAGGATGTCCTGGCCTGGTTGCCCGGCCAGGCCCGGGCCCTGCAGCTGGACCTTGCCCGGGTCGCGTTTGCCGGCGACAGTGTCGGCGCGACCATTGCCACCGTGTTGGCGACCCAGGCTGCCCAGGCAGGGCCGGACGCGGCGCTGCAGCCGCGCTTGCAACTCCTGTGCTATCCGGTGACGGATGCCTCCCGGCGCAGCGCCTCCATGGAGCTGTTCGCCGAAGGCTACTTGCTCGAGAGCCAGACGCTGGAGTGGTTCTACCAGCACTACCAGAGTGCTGCGCAAGACCGCTGTGACTGGCGTTTTTCGCCGTTGCTGACAGATAAGCTGAGCAACGTTGCCCCCGCCTGCATTGCCCTGGCCGGGCTTGATCCGCTGCTTGATGAGGGCCGGGCCTATGCACGCCGGCTGCAGGAGCAGGGCGTACCTGTAACGCTCAGGGAATACCCCGGCCTGACCCATGACTTTTTGCGCCTGGGCTCGGTGGTTGGCCAGGTCACGGACATCTACACGCAGTTATGCGCAGACCTGCGCCAGGCGTTCGAGCGTTGAGGCAAAGGTTTCACCCTGGCCATGAAAAAGGGGCACTGAACCGACGTTCAGTGCCCCTTTTTCCTGTGCCCTGGATCAGAACGAATATTTGAGGCTGGCCATCACATTGCGCGGCTCGCCGTAGAAGGTCGAACCGTAGGAGCCCATGCCGCTGAAGTACTTGCGATCGGTCAGGTTGTTGAGGTTGATGTTGCCGCGCAGGTTGTCACTGAAATCGTAACCGGCCAGCAGGCCGACCAGGGTGTAGCCCTTCTGGTCGAAGCGGGCGGGGATTGCGCCGGGGCCAAAGCCCAGGGTGGTGTCGTAGTAGATATTGCTCTGCCACGAGACGTTGCCACCCACTGTCATGCGGTTGAGCAGGCCGGGCAGGCGATAGGTGGTTGCGAACCGGGCGATCTGTTCAGGCTGGGTGGTGCTGACCTTGTTGCCGTCCTTGTCTTCGGAGGTGCGGTAGGTGTAGCCGCCATGAACATTCCAGTCGGGAAGCAGTTCACCCGAGACTTCGATTTCAAAGCCTTTGGTGGTGGCGCCTGACACCGCCTTGTAAGCCGTGGCGTTGGGAATGTCCACACGCAGGCCGTCGGCTTCGGCGACGTTGTCCTGCTTGGAGGTGAACAGCGCGAGGCTGGCGTTCAGGCGGCCCTCGTAGTATTCGCCCTTGATCCCCACTTCGTAGCTTTCACCGGTCAGTGGCTCCAGCGGCGTGCCGTTGCGATCGGGGTTGAACGGTTGCGGTTTGAAGATATCGGCGTAGCTTGCGTAAACGGTGTGGTAGTCGTCCAGGTCATAGGTGATGCCCGCGTAAGGGGTGACCACGCCACTTTCGCGGGAGTTGTAATGGGTGTTGGGGTTGGGCAGCAACGGGTTGAAACCATCCTGGTTCCAGTAGTGGTCGGTCACCCGTGAACCGAGAATCACGTTCAGCCGGTCCGTCGGTTTGAGGATGGTCGCAAAGTACCCGGCACGCTCACGGGCAACGGTGTCGTAAGGCACGGTGAACAGCAGTTTGCTGGGCTTGACCGGATTGTTGTCCCAGTTGAAAAAGTCATCGATCTTGTAACTGCCGAACGAATGGGTACCGGATTCGTTTTCGTTGCGTGCCCAGTTCAGGCCCATGACCATCTCATGGGTGCGCCCGAACAGCTGGAAAGGGCCGGTGGCGTAAGCCGCTACGTCGACTTCCTTGGAGGTCGAGTAGTACTTGCTGGTAAAGGCGTTGGCCGAGTGGGTGACCGCGTCGATCTGGCCGTTGGCGGTGGCGGTGAGGTTGTCGACGTCATAGCGGCGGAAATTGGTCTCGACCTTGAGCAGCCAGTCATTTTCAAAATGG
This portion of the Pseudomonas sp. SORT22 genome encodes:
- a CDS encoding alpha/beta hydrolase; the encoded protein is MSLHPDLADFLDLAEESRGPLDLPFHQQTPEQARAAFEQTTQQLRWPVEQRLDCQELTVTSRDGGAVPVRLYRARQCEGALPLLVYFHGGGYVVGSLDSHDGVCREFAAGGQCAVLSVGYRLAPEHRFPQPLLDGEDVLAWLPGQARALQLDLARVAFAGDSVGATIATVLATQAAQAGPDAALQPRLQLLCYPVTDASRRSASMELFAEGYLLESQTLEWFYQHYQSAAQDRCDWRFSPLLTDKLSNVAPACIALAGLDPLLDEGRAYARRLQEQGVPVTLREYPGLTHDFLRLGSVVGQVTDIYTQLCADLRQAFER
- a CDS encoding TonB-dependent siderophore receptor; amino-acid sequence: MTTAYRLPPFTRALLIRRTLTRPLALSSLVGLSALAVTAQAHAQMVAFAIPAQSLASALQAFGTQANIQILYSPDDVAGLRSRALNGTKEPAQAIAELLGGTSVRYNLQGDVLTIHGNKGGADLTLDATTVNSSSLGLTTEGTGSYTTGETSTATKMNLSLRKTPQSVSVITRQQIEDQGLLSIADVLNQTPGVTVSQDNTEVNTFYSRGFEISNFQFDGLPSLSTNAPLRDNYGLIGTAIYDRIEILRGSAGLLNGTGYPSGVVNFVRKKPTAQFQGHVTAGAGSWDQYRTEVDLSGPLTDSKHIRGRMVAATQDEKSYIDYLRREDHVFYGIIEADLSDSTTFAFGMDYQKGNADGSTNSNLPAFYTNGATVKPSRSTNSGAKWSYSNTETQRYFANIEHHFENDWLLKVETNFRRYDVDNLTATANGQIDAVTHSANAFTSKYYSTSKEVDVAAYATGPFQLFGRTHEMVMGLNWARNENESGTHSFGSYKIDDFFNWDNNPVKPSKLLFTVPYDTVARERAGYFATILKPTDRLNVILGSRVTDHYWNQDGFNPLLPNPNTHYNSRESGVVTPYAGITYDLDDYHTVYASYADIFKPQPFNPDRNGTPLEPLTGESYEVGIKGEYYEGRLNASLALFTSKQDNVAEADGLRVDIPNATAYKAVSGATTKGFEIEVSGELLPDWNVHGGYTYRTSEDKDGNKVSTTQPEQIARFATTYRLPGLLNRMTVGGNVSWQSNIYYDTTLGFGPGAIPARFDQKGYTLVGLLAGYDFSDNLRGNINLNNLTDRKYFSGMGSYGSTFYGEPRNVMASLKYSF